A stretch of the Vitis vinifera cultivar Pinot Noir 40024 chromosome 16, ASM3070453v1 genome encodes the following:
- the LOC100258691 gene encoding putative glycerol-3-phosphate transporter 1 yields the protein MGSMLEPLPATNYRKPLGIRFLEHIKKKTLSYKAYQAIVLIVTFFAYASYHATRKTTSVVKSALDPESDVSLKFSPWWRKNLGRPVSWALGSGWAPFDGADGTALLGDIDVAFLGVYAIGMYFSGHLGDRLNLRIFLTVGMVGTGLFTSLYGVGYWANIHIFYYFLIDQMFAGLFQSTGWPSVVAVVGNWFGKSKRGLIMGIWNAHTSVGNIAGSVIASVLLAYGWGWSFVVPGLMIAFVGLVVFLLLPVSPESVGAVAEEDQVHSPRKNGEEVTEPLLQSDTEVKKKAIGFIEAWKIPGVAPFALCLFFAKLVAYTFLYWLPFYISHTDIDGKYLSSEAAGNLSTVFDVGGVVGGILAGHISDRLGARAITAASFMYCAIPALFFYRSYGSISVPVNVVLMFITGLFVNGPYALITTAVSADLGTHSSLEGDSRALATVTAIIDGTGSVGAALGPLLTGYISAKSWSAVFTMLMASALVAGLLLTRLVVAEVAAKIAESRRQGGPTSRSPVPLEV from the exons ATGGGTTCAATGTTAGAACCATTACCAGCAACAAATTATAGGAAGCCACTGGGAATTAGATTCTTAGAGCACATTAAGAAGAAAACCCTGTCCTACAAAGCCTACCAGGCCATTGTCCTAATTGTGACATTTTTTGCATATGCAAGCTACCATGCTACTCGAAAAACCACAAGCGTTGTCAAAAGTGCGCTTGATCCTGAATCTGATGTAAGCTTGAAGTTTAGCCCATGGTGGAGAAAGAATCTTGGCAGACCAGTTTCATGGGCACTGGGAAGTGGATGGGCTCCATTTGATGGAGCAGATGGTACAGCTTTGCTTGGTGATATCGATGTTGCATTCCTTGGAGTATATGCCATTGGAATGTACTTTTCCGGGCACTTGGGCGATAggttaaacttaagaatcttTTTGACAGTGGGAATGGTAGGAACTGGTTTGTTCACTTCGCTGTATGGTGTGGGTTACTGGGcaaatatccatattttttactatttcttGATAGATCAGATGTTTGCTGGTTTGTTCCAATCAACTGGATGGCCCTCAGTAGTTGCTGTGGTAGGCAACTGGTTTGGAAAGAGCAAGAGAGGACTAATTATGGGGATATGGAATGCTCACACTTCGGTGGGGAACATTGCAGGTTCTGTGATTGCTTCAGTCCTATTAGCCTATGGGTGGGGATGGTCCTTTGTTGTTCCCGGCCTCATGATTGCTTTTGTTGGTCTGGTGGTTTTCCTCTTATTGCCTGTTAGTCCTGAATCTGTTGGAGCTGTTGCAGAGGAAGATCAAGTACACTCTCCCAGGAAAAATGGGGAGGAGGTAACTGAACCTCTATTGCAGTCGGATACAGAGGTTAAGAAGAAAGCCATAGGGTTCATTGAAGCATGGAAAATTCCTGGAGTTGCTCCTTTTGCTCTTTGCCTTTTCTTCGCCAAATTGGTTGCTTATACATTTCTTTATTGGCTTCCTTTCTACATTAGCCACACAG ATATAGATGGCAAGTACTTATCCAGTGAGGCAGCTGGAAACTTATCTACAGTCTTTGATGTTGGAGGGGTGGTTGGAGGAATTCTAGCTGGCCATATTTCAGACCGCCTAGGTGCCAGAGCCATAACAGCAGCAAGTTTTATGTACTGTGCTATCCCTGCCCTCTTCTTCTACCGAAGCTATGGAAGCATTTCCGTGCCTGTAAATGTAGTGCTCATGTTCATCACTGGATTGTTTGTGAATGGCCCCTATGCTCTTATAACAACAGCCGTCTCGGCTGATCTGGGTACCCACAGTTCACTGGAAGGAGATTCAAGGGCATTGGCAACCGTAACAGCAATTATAGATGGCACAGGTTCTGTTGGGGCTGCTCTAGGCCCATTACTAACCGGCTACATCTCTGCCAAGAGCTGGAGTGCAGTTTTTACAATGTTGATGGCATCTGCTCTGGTGGCAGGCCTACTTTTAACTAGGCTTGTTGTGGCCGAGGTGGCTGCCAAGATCGCAGAATCAAGACGGCAAGGAGGGCCAACATCAAGATCTCCAGTACCGCTTGAAGTGTGA